A window from Gallus gallus isolate bGalGal1 chromosome 5, bGalGal1.mat.broiler.GRCg7b, whole genome shotgun sequence encodes these proteins:
- the COMMD9 gene encoding COMM domain-containing protein 9: MAAAVREEDFVALQSLLKAPSKDAVRQLCQECFSCPPGRLSPLAQRACPAIASSPEEAAQLVSALHSLTRHVVFRGLTGAEDILALFPENFHQNLKNLLTKIILENVSAWRNEAQASQISLPRLVDMDWRVDIKTSSDTINRMAVPTCLLQLKIQEDAALCRNSPVVSALTVELSKETLDTMLEGLGRIRDQLSAVANK; the protein is encoded by the exons atggcggcggcggtGCGCGAGGAGGACTTCGTCGCCCTGCAGAGCCTGCTGAAG GCGCCGTCGAAGGACGCCGTGcggcagctgtgccaggagtGCTTCTCTTGCCCGCCCGGCCGCCTCAGCCCGCTGGCGCAGCGCGCCTGCCCCGCCATCGCCTCCAGCCCCGAGGAGGCCGCGCAG CTGGTGTCCGCCCTGCACAGCCTCACACGGCACGTCGTGTTCCGCGGCTTGACGGGGGCCGAGGACATCCTCGCTCTGTTTCCAGAAAACTTCCACCAAAACCTGAAGAACCTTTTAACTAAGATAATCTTGGAGAATGT ctctgcttgGAGAAACGAGGCACAAGCAAGTCAGA TCTCCCTGCCTCGGCTGGTTGACATGGACTGGAGAGTAGACATCAAGACATCTTCAGACACCATCAACAGAATGGCAGTCCCTACTTGTCTGCTACAGTTAAAG attcaGGAAGATGCTGCCTTATGTAGAAATAGTCCTGTTGTTTCTGCACTGACTGTGGAACTGAGTAAAGAAACCCTGGACACTATGTTAGAAGGTCTAGGAAGAATCCGGGACCAACTTTCTGCTGTTGCAAACAAATGA